The Actinobacillus equuli genome includes a window with the following:
- a CDS encoding Dps family protein: protein MINKTITFPVLKLNTQTQELSADINKNATHTVPGLTVSTGHLIADALQMRLQGLNELSMILKHAHWNVVGPNFVAVHEMLDSQVDEVRDFVDEIAERMATLGVAPNGLSGNLVAIRQTPEYPLGRATAQDHLKMIDLYYSHNIEAHRVVLEHNGHLDPISEDLLVAQTRALEKLQWFIRAHLDNGSGNI, encoded by the coding sequence ATGATAAACAAAACGATTACTTTCCCAGTATTAAAATTAAATACCCAAACACAAGAATTAAGTGCTGATATCAATAAAAATGCGACACACACAGTTCCCGGTTTAACCGTGTCTACCGGTCATTTAATTGCTGATGCGTTACAAATGCGCTTACAAGGTTTAAATGAATTATCAATGATCTTAAAACATGCACATTGGAATGTTGTCGGCCCAAATTTTGTCGCGGTACACGAAATGTTAGACAGCCAAGTGGATGAAGTACGTGATTTTGTCGATGAAATTGCGGAGCGTATGGCGACATTAGGCGTTGCACCGAACGGTTTATCAGGCAATTTAGTTGCAATACGTCAAACGCCTGAATATCCGTTAGGTCGTGCCACAGCGCAAGATCACTTAAAAATGATTGATTTATATTACTCGCACAATATCGAAGCGCATCGAGTGGTACTTGAGCATAATGGTCACCTAGATCCGATTAGCGAAGATTTATTAGTAGCACAAACTCGTGCATTGGAAAAATTACAATGGTTTATCCGTGCCCATCTAGATAACGGCAGTGGTAATATTTAG